One part of the Candidatus Flexicrinis affinis genome encodes these proteins:
- a CDS encoding c-type cytochrome has protein sequence MEGQTQVSTRRPAVQQFQRLVFVVALIGLIVSGLPQKYAAESIAQFVIKIMGGIESVRIIHRALAVVLVLSAGLHVLTALYDRSVLGQRERWWASLRDFGRLIGRLLENLGLKPAADADTRFALRIEYLILVISVVLMALTGFALWNPLAVTSILPGETIPTARSLHSDHAILLLVFLLAWRALVIFFWRPRPAVERTPAPDAATVADRRRRFLPIAVVVSALALVGLYAFLTGEQTAIETLPRRQAVVFAPQLVLDEGDAQVGAALWSTLRCAFCHGDAAQGGLNGEPALMGTALTFEEFYTQVRTGEGAMPAFSRVELPDAYVQHLWAYLGGEAE, from the coding sequence ATGGAGGGCCAAACGCAAGTCTCGACGCGGCGGCCGGCCGTACAGCAGTTCCAGCGGCTCGTATTCGTCGTCGCGCTGATCGGCCTGATCGTCAGTGGTCTACCGCAAAAGTACGCGGCGGAGAGCATCGCGCAGTTCGTCATCAAGATCATGGGCGGCATCGAAAGCGTGCGCATCATCCACCGGGCGCTGGCCGTCGTGCTGGTGCTGTCGGCCGGGTTGCACGTGCTGACCGCCCTCTACGACCGCAGTGTGCTCGGTCAGCGCGAACGCTGGTGGGCGAGCCTGCGCGATTTCGGCCGGCTGATCGGCCGCCTGCTCGAAAATCTCGGGCTGAAGCCGGCGGCCGACGCCGATACGCGCTTCGCCCTGCGCATCGAATACCTGATTCTGGTGATCAGCGTCGTGCTGATGGCGCTGACCGGCTTCGCGCTGTGGAATCCGCTGGCGGTGACGTCGATCCTGCCTGGAGAGACGATTCCCACGGCGCGCAGCCTGCACAGCGACCATGCGATCCTGCTGCTGGTGTTCCTGCTGGCGTGGCGTGCGCTGGTGATCTTCTTCTGGCGGCCCAGGCCGGCTGTCGAGCGTACGCCCGCGCCGGACGCGGCCACCGTAGCCGATCGCCGCCGGCGCTTCCTGCCGATCGCCGTGGTCGTGAGCGCACTGGCGCTGGTGGGACTGTATGCGTTCCTGACCGGCGAGCAGACCGCCATCGAGACGCTGCCGCGGCGGCAGGCCGTGGTGTTCGCGCCGCAGTTGGTGCTGGACGAAGGCGACGCGCAGGTTGGGGCGGCGCTGTGGAGCACGCTGCGCTGCGCGTTCTGTCACGGCGACGCGGCGCAAGGCGGTCTGAACGGCGAGCCCGCGTTGATGGGCACCGCGCTGACGTTCGAGGAGTTTTACACGCAGGTGCGCACCGGCGAGGGCGCGATGCCGGCCTTCAGCCGCGTCGAGCTGCCGGACGCCTATGTGCAGCACCTGTGGGCGTATCTGGGCGGGGAAGCGGAATAG
- a CDS encoding DUF1016 family protein — protein sequence MRNYYRLMLGQKSMHADAAFEGGFIGADYGIREDLSGQFPDDWREFNRACIPIYLELRPNKSKVAAGLACGALWTVGKGIQIGDVIMAPDGRGGYRFRKVTGDYQYVSEGVLPHRRPVDWLPTVVDRSALSVELKNSAGSAGTVSTITKHADEIEQLLSGIEAPRLIATDQSIEDPSSFALEKHLEDFLVENWSSTELGSKYDIFQDEGELVGQQYLTDTGPIDILAVSRDRKTLLVIELKKGRASDAVVGQILRYMGYVTEQLAEPGQVVKGIIIALEDDLKLRRALSLVPSVEFFRYQISFRLMKA from the coding sequence ATGAGGAACTACTACCGCTTGATGCTCGGCCAGAAGAGCATGCATGCTGATGCAGCTTTTGAAGGCGGATTCATAGGGGCAGATTATGGTATCAGAGAGGATCTCTCGGGCCAATTTCCTGATGACTGGCGCGAGTTCAATCGCGCGTGTATTCCGATCTACCTAGAACTTCGCCCGAATAAGTCCAAGGTCGCGGCCGGTCTTGCATGTGGTGCATTGTGGACTGTCGGCAAGGGGATTCAAATTGGCGATGTGATAATGGCACCGGATGGACGTGGAGGGTATCGCTTTAGAAAAGTGACCGGAGACTACCAGTACGTATCAGAGGGCGTTTTACCCCATCGTAGGCCGGTCGATTGGCTACCGACCGTTGTAGACCGCTCAGCTTTGAGTGTGGAATTGAAGAACTCTGCGGGTTCTGCAGGAACGGTGAGTACCATCACCAAACATGCAGACGAGATTGAGCAGCTCTTGTCTGGAATTGAAGCTCCCCGACTCATTGCTACAGATCAGTCAATTGAGGATCCGTCATCATTCGCCCTCGAGAAGCACCTTGAGGATTTCCTCGTGGAAAACTGGTCAAGCACGGAGCTCGGATCGAAGTATGATATTTTCCAAGACGAAGGTGAACTGGTAGGGCAGCAGTACCTGACTGACACCGGGCCCATTGACATTCTGGCGGTGAGCAGAGATCGAAAGACTCTCCTTGTTATTGAGCTGAAAAAAGGACGGGCCAGCGATGCGGTTGTCGGACAGATTCTCAGATATATGGGTTATGTTACGGAACAACTCGCAGAACCGGGGCAGGTCGTGAAGGGAATCATCATTGCGCTGGAAGACGACTTGAAACTGAGGCGTGCGCTATCGTTGGTACCTTCAGTGGAGTTTTTCCGGTATCAGATTAGCTTCAGGCTGATGAAGGCTTGA
- a CDS encoding DUF4926 domain-containing protein → MIEEHERIALTVDVPEHGLKAGDIGMVVHIYGQHTGYTVEFVTVTGRTVALVSVFPEQIRALEPDEIATARRVATA, encoded by the coding sequence ATGATCGAAGAACACGAACGTATTGCGCTGACCGTGGACGTGCCCGAGCACGGGTTGAAAGCCGGCGATATTGGCATGGTCGTGCATATCTACGGCCAACATACCGGCTATACCGTGGAGTTCGTCACCGTAACGGGGCGAACGGTCGCTCTCGTATCGGTGTTTCCTGAGCAGATCCGCGCATTGGAACCCGACGAAATCGCGACGGCGCGACGGGTCGCGACTGCGTAG
- a CDS encoding family 20 glycosylhydrolase, producing MQYLIPVPNTYEIVDYTFKRPIPLEGAISIPNPSLLFEAQWLQRVLAQTGRSYTIQLAWKGAHIHLGYAKGAEPQSYTLKVEDDIVIRGGDAAGVFYGCCTLRQLVLGEPDGLPILTIEDAPFFKHRGYMLDISRDRVPTLETLYQLVDELSAMKYNQLQLYIEHTFQFPGHREAWQHASPLTGEDILRLDAYCRQRHVELVPNQNSLGHMERFLKHGPYRWMAESPQGFDGPDGAWRGPSTLNPLLPDSLGFVCDLYDSLLPYYSSTQFNVGCDEPWELGRGKSKEAVAERGGRVYLDWILALHKEVTERGRTMMFWGDIILHYPELVPELPKDVIVMEWGYEPTHPFEENCAKYAAAGVPFYVCPGVSSWNSLVGRSREAMGNIARAALEGKKHGAIGLLVTDWGDRGHWQPWPVSYIGMAYAAAMAWSADVARQPKMDEGLDIHMYHDPAREMATISNDLASVYLQVGPPTINGQVLAYALEWTPENFRDKLAFYERWGGHEANISPDNLRAVIQLIDSIVARIDRTRMTRPDAALVRAEWTTAAHLLRHGAKWLLYLQGETDYSPADLLAEIDTLILQQRQNWLARSRPGGLDDSIRRFEPLRAVYAAAIKTSSAVDPLGPAGMD from the coding sequence GTGCAGTACCTCATCCCCGTCCCCAACACCTACGAGATCGTCGACTACACGTTCAAGCGCCCGATTCCGCTGGAAGGCGCGATCTCGATCCCGAACCCGTCGCTGCTGTTCGAAGCGCAGTGGCTCCAGCGCGTGCTGGCGCAAACCGGCCGGTCGTACACGATCCAACTGGCGTGGAAGGGCGCGCATATCCACCTCGGCTATGCCAAAGGCGCCGAGCCGCAGTCGTACACGCTCAAGGTCGAGGACGACATCGTCATCCGCGGCGGGGACGCGGCCGGCGTGTTCTACGGGTGCTGCACGCTGCGTCAGCTCGTGCTGGGCGAGCCGGACGGCCTGCCGATCCTGACGATCGAGGACGCGCCATTCTTCAAGCACCGCGGCTACATGCTCGACATCAGCCGCGACCGCGTCCCCACGCTGGAGACGCTGTATCAGCTCGTCGACGAGCTGTCGGCCATGAAATACAACCAGCTTCAGTTGTACATCGAGCACACGTTCCAGTTCCCCGGCCACCGCGAGGCGTGGCAGCACGCCAGCCCGCTCACCGGCGAGGACATCCTGCGGCTCGACGCGTACTGCAGGCAGCGCCACGTCGAGCTGGTGCCGAATCAGAACAGCCTCGGCCACATGGAGCGGTTCCTCAAGCACGGGCCGTACCGCTGGATGGCCGAATCGCCGCAGGGGTTCGACGGGCCGGACGGGGCATGGCGCGGGCCGAGCACGCTCAATCCGCTGCTGCCGGACAGCCTCGGCTTCGTGTGCGACCTGTACGACTCGCTGCTGCCGTACTATTCCAGCACGCAGTTCAACGTCGGCTGCGACGAGCCGTGGGAGCTGGGCCGCGGCAAGAGCAAGGAGGCGGTCGCCGAGCGCGGCGGGCGGGTGTACCTCGACTGGATCCTCGCGCTGCACAAGGAGGTCACCGAACGCGGCCGCACCATGATGTTCTGGGGCGACATCATCCTGCACTATCCCGAGTTGGTGCCGGAGCTGCCCAAAGACGTGATCGTGATGGAGTGGGGCTACGAGCCGACTCATCCGTTCGAGGAAAACTGCGCCAAGTACGCGGCGGCCGGTGTGCCGTTCTACGTGTGCCCCGGCGTATCGAGCTGGAACAGCCTTGTGGGACGTTCGCGCGAGGCGATGGGCAACATCGCGCGGGCTGCACTGGAAGGCAAGAAACACGGCGCGATCGGCCTGCTGGTCACCGACTGGGGCGACCGTGGCCACTGGCAGCCGTGGCCGGTCTCGTACATCGGCATGGCCTATGCGGCGGCGATGGCGTGGTCGGCCGATGTGGCACGTCAGCCCAAGATGGACGAGGGGCTAGACATTCACATGTATCACGACCCGGCGCGCGAAATGGCCACGATCTCCAACGACCTCGCCAGCGTGTATCTACAGGTCGGGCCGCCGACCATCAACGGGCAGGTGCTGGCCTACGCGCTCGAATGGACGCCGGAAAACTTCCGCGACAAGCTCGCCTTCTACGAACGGTGGGGCGGGCACGAGGCGAACATCTCGCCCGACAACCTGCGTGCGGTGATCCAGTTGATCGACTCGATCGTCGCGCGCATCGACCGTACCCGCATGACCCGGCCCGACGCCGCGCTGGTCCGCGCCGAGTGGACGACGGCGGCGCATCTGCTGCGGCACGGCGCGAAGTGGTTGTTGTACCTGCAAGGCGAGACGGACTATTCGCCGGCCGATCTGCTGGCCGAGATCGACACGCTCATCCTGCAGCAGCGCCAGAATTGGCTCGCGCGCAGCCGGCCCGGCGGCCTCGACGACAGCATCCGGCGCTTCGAGCCGCTGCGGGCGGTGTATGCCGCGGCGATCAAGACGTCCAGCGCGGTCGATCCGTTGGGGCCGGCCGGCATGGACTAG
- a CDS encoding ROK family protein encodes MNVVIGVDVGGTKIAAHLTDGSEKSIEQASVPTPSDAHPSAVAGLAEDSPEYAEALKRGRIATMQAIIGVCRRLAIEARQQGLTLRGIGVGSAGQIDPLRGMVVDANPNIIGWRGTRIVDDLTAAFGVLVFVDNDVRTMALAETAHGAGAGYDNVLCVTVGTGIGGAMVQNGKLIHGAHYSAGEIGYMLAYGKPIEEVYGGPAIARRYAEEQHMRERLTLVEITKRALKGDTTARQAIESAAYGLGQHLAPVLAFLDPDAMIVGGGVATIGEMWWAPFLHAFNEFPLESVRSVPVKPAALGSRAGMIGAGVLAARKLGLA; translated from the coding sequence ATGAACGTTGTCATCGGGGTCGATGTCGGCGGGACGAAGATTGCGGCGCACCTGACCGACGGTTCGGAGAAGAGCATCGAGCAGGCCAGCGTCCCCACACCCTCCGACGCGCACCCATCCGCCGTTGCCGGCCTAGCCGAAGACTCGCCTGAGTACGCGGAGGCGCTCAAGCGCGGGCGCATCGCCACTATGCAAGCCATCATCGGCGTGTGCCGCCGTCTGGCGATCGAAGCGCGCCAACAGGGTCTGACCCTGCGCGGAATCGGCGTGGGCAGCGCCGGCCAAATCGACCCGCTGCGCGGCATGGTGGTCGACGCCAACCCGAACATCATCGGTTGGCGCGGCACCCGCATCGTCGACGATCTGACGGCGGCCTTCGGCGTGCTGGTATTTGTCGACAACGACGTCCGCACGATGGCGCTGGCCGAAACGGCACACGGGGCCGGCGCAGGTTATGACAACGTGCTGTGCGTCACCGTCGGCACCGGCATCGGCGGTGCCATGGTGCAAAACGGCAAGTTGATACACGGGGCGCACTACAGCGCCGGCGAGATTGGCTACATGCTCGCGTATGGCAAACCGATCGAGGAAGTGTACGGCGGGCCGGCCATCGCGCGCCGCTACGCCGAAGAGCAGCACATGCGCGAGCGATTGACGTTGGTGGAGATCACCAAGCGCGCGCTCAAGGGCGATACCACCGCCCGGCAGGCCATCGAATCGGCGGCATACGGTTTGGGCCAGCACCTTGCGCCGGTGCTCGCCTTTCTCGATCCAGACGCGATGATTGTCGGTGGCGGTGTGGCGACCATCGGCGAGATGTGGTGGGCGCCGTTCCTGCACGCCTTCAACGAATTTCCGCTGGAGAGCGTACGCTCCGTGCCTGTCAAGCCGGCCGCACTCGGCAGCCGCGCCGGGATGATCGGTGCAGGCGTGCTGGCCGCCAGGAAGCTCGGCCTCGCGTAG
- a CDS encoding right-handed parallel beta-helix repeat-containing protein, which produces MGSKDVSRWTFDPRKHYTGTWMQQGRVLTDSDFNEDESINVEERRRERVDVIGPYGSPDDGFRVENARRTGGNVDFDILDGTLYLGGLRLELENPQTFRLQSDRLQASNVSAPAANTQRRDLVFIEAYEAPVTAVEDAELLDPALGGPDTTARSRRFQRVHVVPNVSAVNCEQARQLMQSRLAADNLGTLGPDYRVTVNTRLKVTYTNTGVDDDLCEPPIAGGYLGAENQAIRVQLVDSTHLTWGYDNASPLYRVSLSADRTKVTLITPPRDAYSMPVVGQVIEILPWSAVLPNGEKTAALAGHLSRITAVDPSDEAAGGAITVTLADAVPTATFDNWKARADQAQLGANGTYYFMHVWNRGGDIASPPAIPFATNTPLTLGTTGIQVTITGSDRVPTDYWVIGARPETPNQVYPWLLEDGAPPHGVARYMAPLGIILWRADGTVSESDCRPPFRPLVSQDGCCTYTVGDGSTSDGDFNDIESALERLGDEAGEICLLPGIHRADIRLFNRNNVSISGCGHRSKLIPLQSDVPIAAADCSGIGLYNFDVISVDGTAILAERIGGFTVENVHVMAGMVGIDVDDSAGVTIRRCTVRMLDKEGGDVGIYAQGDNVLIEECDVQVIPPGTLPEIPDDQQDPDRDPVDPTDPCADPEQFYLNLIYLVYFVNLMWGLYTFFKPPKNPYITLGGIQIGSGSETVTARRNLIVGGAGNGITLGSDVGDIDLDGDDGPPQDEFPPVTVKHDADQVRGTVLGEDDQKPVGSMTVFFTDPAGNVFDFPVTTSGDFFGKLPPGEYTVTVSDDGYGVTNIEPLGNGAYFVFVRERAVDGPPRGGDDLLAFIHDVLLEENRIANMGFSGIGAPRFTTSDAARLQELLKEMGGRSDLAMLLIVYLLTGTITGFVINLVICRNTITHCLLNVELSKVDQFAIERALAGISLALCDGVSIVENAVEDCGSQIELPACGIFISFSIDATIRENHVLNNAGDTRAALVTSDFAAERDAIGLNQPVLTHKQQTYNRYRKDVAAGSFALNTIDTEAIEFQRGPRAGILLPICLSANAFAGGARKAQASLAGQGITTAATGRHAARIDGNYVVQPIGKALFIGAAGSLSITDNQLISDHALPREIDARAGGLSGMLAASLVIGDLDLFASNVMAVNLAPGGYAPDLLAIIQSLTDEKNAPLEAIPIPLGFPDGNVLFAGNQIKQGDSGERRTIVSVFSMDDVNFVDNQIEVLNGAAITSTAVVFSITGRTANNRMKEPMISALLGDEAGTANRTGDRFSLVQVGFMAGGMFNNQGHYCFALWIADTANAAEMGNFTMLAAYLKCRDGIIQTLPPVISLVMLILLNVSAKMMLRLSKGSES; this is translated from the coding sequence ATGGGTAGCAAAGATGTTTCGCGGTGGACGTTCGACCCGCGCAAGCATTACACCGGCACATGGATGCAGCAGGGTCGCGTCCTGACCGACTCCGACTTCAACGAGGACGAGTCGATCAACGTCGAGGAACGCCGGCGCGAGCGCGTCGACGTGATCGGGCCGTACGGCTCGCCGGACGACGGCTTCCGCGTCGAGAACGCCCGACGAACAGGCGGCAATGTCGACTTCGATATCCTCGACGGCACGCTGTACCTCGGCGGCCTGCGGCTTGAGCTGGAGAACCCGCAGACGTTCCGGCTGCAGTCCGACCGCTTGCAGGCGTCCAACGTCAGCGCGCCCGCTGCCAACACGCAGCGGCGCGATCTGGTGTTCATCGAGGCGTACGAGGCCCCCGTCACCGCCGTCGAAGACGCCGAACTGCTCGACCCGGCGCTGGGCGGCCCGGACACGACCGCGCGCAGCAGGCGCTTCCAGCGCGTACACGTCGTCCCGAACGTGTCGGCCGTCAACTGCGAACAGGCGCGCCAGTTGATGCAGAGCCGCCTCGCGGCCGACAACCTCGGCACGCTCGGCCCGGACTACCGCGTGACGGTGAACACCCGGCTCAAGGTGACCTACACCAACACCGGCGTCGATGACGACCTGTGCGAACCGCCGATCGCCGGCGGCTACCTCGGCGCCGAGAATCAGGCGATCCGCGTGCAGTTGGTCGACAGCACGCACCTGACGTGGGGTTATGACAACGCATCGCCGCTGTACCGCGTGTCGCTCTCGGCCGACCGCACGAAGGTCACGCTGATCACCCCGCCGCGCGACGCGTACAGCATGCCGGTCGTCGGACAGGTCATCGAGATTCTGCCGTGGTCGGCGGTGCTGCCCAACGGCGAAAAGACGGCGGCGCTCGCCGGCCATCTTTCGCGCATCACCGCTGTCGACCCGTCCGACGAGGCCGCCGGCGGGGCGATCACCGTCACGCTGGCCGACGCCGTACCGACTGCGACATTCGACAACTGGAAGGCGCGCGCCGACCAGGCGCAGCTCGGCGCGAATGGCACGTATTACTTCATGCACGTCTGGAACCGCGGCGGCGACATCGCTTCCCCCCCGGCGATCCCGTTCGCGACCAACACCCCGCTCACGCTGGGCACCACCGGTATTCAGGTCACCATCACCGGCAGCGACCGCGTCCCGACCGACTACTGGGTGATCGGCGCGCGGCCCGAGACGCCCAATCAGGTCTACCCGTGGCTGTTGGAGGACGGGGCGCCGCCGCATGGCGTGGCGCGCTACATGGCGCCGCTGGGCATCATCCTGTGGCGCGCGGACGGCACCGTCAGCGAGTCCGACTGCCGCCCGCCGTTCCGCCCGCTGGTCAGTCAGGACGGGTGCTGCACCTACACCGTGGGCGACGGCAGCACCAGCGACGGCGACTTCAACGACATCGAGTCGGCGCTTGAACGGCTCGGTGACGAAGCCGGCGAAATCTGCCTGCTGCCCGGCATCCACCGCGCCGACATCCGGCTGTTCAACCGCAACAACGTCAGCATCAGCGGATGCGGGCACCGATCCAAGCTGATCCCGCTTCAGTCCGATGTGCCGATCGCCGCGGCCGACTGCTCCGGCATCGGCCTCTATAACTTCGATGTGATCAGTGTGGACGGCACGGCCATTCTCGCCGAGCGAATTGGCGGCTTCACGGTCGAAAACGTGCACGTCATGGCCGGCATGGTCGGCATCGACGTGGACGACAGCGCCGGCGTCACGATCCGCCGCTGCACCGTGCGCATGCTGGACAAGGAAGGCGGCGACGTCGGCATCTACGCGCAGGGCGACAACGTCCTGATCGAAGAATGCGACGTGCAGGTGATCCCGCCCGGCACGCTGCCGGAGATCCCCGACGACCAGCAGGACCCCGACCGCGACCCGGTCGACCCGACCGACCCGTGCGCCGATCCCGAGCAGTTCTACCTTAACCTGATCTATCTGGTGTACTTCGTCAACCTGATGTGGGGCCTGTACACCTTCTTCAAGCCGCCCAAGAACCCGTACATCACGCTGGGTGGCATCCAGATCGGCAGCGGGTCGGAGACCGTCACGGCGCGGCGTAACCTGATCGTCGGCGGCGCGGGCAACGGCATCACGCTCGGCAGCGACGTCGGTGACATCGACTTGGACGGTGACGACGGCCCGCCGCAGGACGAGTTCCCGCCGGTCACCGTCAAACACGACGCCGATCAGGTGCGCGGGACGGTGCTGGGCGAAGACGATCAGAAACCGGTCGGCAGCATGACCGTCTTCTTTACCGACCCCGCCGGCAACGTGTTCGACTTCCCGGTGACGACCTCCGGCGACTTCTTCGGCAAGCTGCCCCCCGGCGAGTACACCGTGACCGTCTCCGACGACGGCTACGGTGTCACCAACATCGAACCGCTGGGCAACGGCGCATACTTCGTGTTCGTGCGCGAGCGCGCGGTCGACGGCCCGCCCCGCGGCGGCGACGACCTGCTGGCGTTCATCCACGACGTGCTGCTCGAGGAGAACCGCATCGCCAATATGGGCTTCTCCGGCATCGGCGCGCCGCGCTTCACCACCAGCGACGCCGCCCGCTTGCAGGAACTGCTCAAGGAGATGGGCGGCCGTTCCGATCTGGCGATGCTGCTGATCGTCTATCTGCTCACCGGCACGATCACCGGCTTCGTCATCAACCTCGTGATCTGCCGCAACACGATCACCCACTGCCTGCTCAACGTCGAGCTGAGCAAGGTCGATCAGTTCGCCATCGAGCGCGCGCTGGCCGGCATCTCGCTGGCACTGTGCGACGGCGTGTCGATCGTCGAGAACGCCGTCGAGGACTGCGGCAGCCAAATCGAGCTGCCCGCCTGCGGCATCTTCATCTCGTTCTCGATCGACGCGACCATCCGCGAAAATCACGTCCTCAACAACGCCGGCGACACGCGCGCGGCGCTGGTCACCTCCGACTTCGCCGCCGAGCGCGACGCGATCGGGCTGAATCAGCCGGTCTTGACCCACAAGCAGCAGACGTACAACCGCTACCGCAAAGACGTCGCGGCGGGCAGCTTCGCCCTGAACACCATCGACACCGAAGCGATCGAGTTCCAGCGTGGGCCGCGGGCCGGCATCCTACTCCCCATCTGCTTGAGCGCCAACGCCTTCGCGGGCGGCGCGCGCAAGGCGCAAGCCAGCCTTGCCGGTCAAGGGATTACCACCGCCGCCACAGGGCGCCATGCCGCGCGCATCGACGGCAACTACGTTGTCCAACCCATCGGCAAAGCGCTGTTCATCGGCGCGGCGGGATCGCTGTCGATCACCGACAACCAGCTCATCAGCGATCACGCGCTGCCGCGTGAGATCGACGCGCGCGCCGGTGGCCTGAGCGGCATGTTGGCCGCGTCGCTGGTGATCGGCGACCTCGACCTGTTCGCCTCGAACGTGATGGCGGTCAACCTCGCCCCCGGCGGCTACGCCCCCGACCTGCTGGCGATCATCCAGTCGCTCACCGACGAGAAGAACGCCCCGCTTGAGGCCATCCCCATCCCGCTCGGCTTCCCCGACGGAAACGTGTTGTTCGCCGGAAATCAGATCAAGCAGGGCGACAGCGGTGAACGACGGACCATCGTCTCGGTGTTCTCGATGGACGATGTGAATTTTGTCGATAACCAGATCGAGGTGCTGAACGGCGCGGCGATCACGTCGACGGCGGTTGTCTTTTCGATCACGGGCCGCACCGCCAACAATCGCATGAAAGAGCCGATGATCTCGGCCCTGCTGGGCGACGAGGCCGGCACGGCCAACCGCACCGGAGACCGCTTCTCGCTCGTGCAGGTCGGGTTCATGGCCGGTGGAATGTTCAACAATCAGGGGCACTACTGCTTCGCACTATGGATTGCCGACACGGCCAACGCCGCCGAGATGGGCAACTTCACGATGCTGGCGGCGTATCTCAAATGCCGCGACGGCATCATCCAGACACTACCGCCGGTCATCTCGCTCGTCATGCTGATCCTGTTGAATGTCAGCGCGAAGATGATGCTCCGGCTGAGCAAGGGGAGTGAGTCGTGA